A stretch of the Betaproteobacteria bacterium genome encodes the following:
- a CDS encoding Smr/MutS family protein, producing the protein MSTPATPPTDDELFRAEMAADQVTPLKSRPRAELAKPRPKPIAIKRMEDDAAIPGDLLKDTSGWDADIENGDLITFLRPGLPSEIIRKLRRGQWIVQATLDLHGVTADAARTELSRFLAHARHAGIRCVCIVHGKGYRSPNNVPILRNKVRLSLTQRNEVLAFCDALPADGGSGAVVVLLKAS; encoded by the coding sequence ATGTCAACACCCGCAACACCACCGACTGACGATGAGTTGTTCCGCGCCGAGATGGCGGCGGATCAGGTCACGCCACTGAAATCCCGGCCGCGCGCGGAACTAGCGAAGCCGCGTCCCAAGCCAATCGCCATCAAGCGCATGGAAGACGACGCTGCTATCCCCGGTGATTTGCTCAAGGACACGTCGGGCTGGGATGCGGACATAGAAAACGGTGATCTCATCACATTTCTGCGGCCGGGCCTACCTTCCGAAATCATCCGCAAGCTCCGGCGGGGCCAGTGGATCGTTCAAGCCACGCTCGATCTCCATGGCGTGACGGCCGATGCGGCGCGGACGGAACTGTCACGTTTCCTCGCTCACGCGCGCCATGCCGGTATCCGCTGCGTGTGCATTGTCCATGGTAAGGGGTACCGCTCTCCAAATAACGTACCGATCCTGCGCAACAAGGTTCGCCTCTCGCTCACGCAACGCAATGAAGTGCTGGCGTTTTGCGATGCATTGCCCGCGGATGGAGGTTCCGGTGCGGTCGTGGTGTTGCTGAAAGCGTCCTGA
- a CDS encoding glycosyltransferase, with the protein MNTPLVSVVIPVYNEEAGLPTLFSRLYAALDRLACTYEIIFVNDGSTDRSAALLREQFQQRPDVTRVILFNGNYGQHMAIMAGFERCRGDRIVTLDADLQNPPEEIGNLMAEMDKGFDYVGSIRRKRQDSAWRRVASKAMNRSRERLTHIKMTDQGCMLRAYSRDIINAINQSREVSTYIPALAYSFSQNPTEIEVAHEERSAGESKYSLYKLIRLNFDLVTGFSTVPLQVFSLIGITISLLSIAFVVYLFIRRLIVGPEAEGLFTLFGIAFFLIGVTLFGIGLLGEYVGRIYQQVRERPRYLIQAVLEKTE; encoded by the coding sequence ATGAACACACCATTGGTTTCGGTCGTCATACCGGTCTATAACGAGGAGGCGGGACTCCCAACGTTGTTTTCGCGACTTTACGCCGCGCTGGACCGGCTGGCCTGTACGTACGAAATCATTTTTGTCAATGACGGCTCAACCGATCGTTCGGCGGCATTGCTGCGTGAACAATTCCAGCAACGTCCGGACGTGACGCGCGTCATTCTGTTTAACGGCAACTACGGCCAGCACATGGCCATCATGGCCGGTTTTGAGCGCTGCCGGGGTGACCGCATTGTCACGCTGGACGCCGACTTGCAGAATCCACCGGAAGAAATCGGCAATTTGATGGCCGAGATGGACAAGGGCTTTGACTACGTCGGCAGCATACGCCGGAAGCGCCAGGATTCGGCATGGCGGCGCGTCGCCTCGAAGGCCATGAACCGGTCGCGAGAACGACTCACCCATATCAAAATGACCGACCAAGGGTGCATGTTGCGCGCGTACAGTCGCGACATCATCAATGCCATCAATCAGTCGCGCGAAGTCAGCACCTATATCCCGGCGCTGGCGTATTCGTTCTCACAAAACCCGACGGAAATCGAAGTCGCACATGAAGAACGTTCGGCGGGAGAATCCAAGTATTCGCTCTATAAGCTCATTCGTCTGAATTTTGATCTGGTCACCGGATTTTCGACCGTGCCACTGCAGGTCTTCTCGCTTATTGGTATCACCATTTCCCTCCTGTCTATCGCTTTTGTGGTGTATCTATTCATTCGCCGGCTGATCGTCGGCCCTGAAGCAGAAGGTCTGTTCACCCTTTTCGGCATCGCTTTCTTCCTGATCGGTGTCACGCTGTTCGGCATCGGCTTGCTGGGCGAATACGTGGGCCGAATTTATCAGCAAGTCCGCGAGCGCCCGCGCTACCTGATTCAAGCCGTACTTGAAAAAACAGAATGA
- a CDS encoding EamA family transporter: MNITSFSLILTGVLLNAAAQLLLKTGTTRVGHFEFSSSNLVPIGWQLASQPHILAGLCCYVVSVVVWIMALSRVPVSVAYPMLSIGYVVNAFAAWWLFGESLAAQKLLGIGFIVVGVWLVARS, encoded by the coding sequence TTGAATATCACCAGTTTCTCCCTGATTCTTACCGGCGTACTGTTGAACGCGGCGGCGCAATTGCTGCTCAAGACCGGCACGACGCGCGTCGGGCATTTTGAATTCAGCAGCAGCAATCTCGTTCCCATCGGCTGGCAGCTCGCCAGCCAGCCGCATATCCTTGCCGGTCTTTGCTGCTACGTCGTCAGCGTGGTGGTGTGGATCATGGCGTTGTCACGTGTGCCCGTCAGCGTCGCTTACCCGATGTTGTCCATCGGCTACGTCGTCAATGCATTTGCGGCCTGGTGGCTGTTCGGTGAATCGCTGGCCGCTCAGAAACTGCTCGGTATCGGCTTTATTGTGGTCGGCGTGTGGCTGGTGGCGCGATCCTGA
- a CDS encoding glycosyltransferase family 39 protein, whose translation MPFSRPLAILLALLILIVSLDGLGDRKLANPDEGRYSEISREMALSGDFVTPRLNGLKYFEKPPLQYWATAIAFKLFGESELTARLYTALCGLGCILLIAYTGKRLYDEETGLLSALVLLSAPYFTALNEIVTLDMGLTFWMTLTVSSFLISQCTATEDSRRRWLWMAWVGMAGAILSKGLIGIVFPAAALVLYCVIQRNFRLIAQLEWMRGLVIFTVLVLPWFALVSVQNPEFLQFFFIHEHFERFTSTTHRRVGDWWFFLPILFAGFIPWVAALIPAIISGWRSSARLAGQNRIFAPLKFVLLYCAFILLFFSYSGSKLPAYILPMFPVLGLVIGVYLRNIDARRLAWLALPVFPLALWGAYAAWLAPMKKASEDFSRPLYDEMSLWVIAAALLVATLTLFAFFVLRYHRKWLGVLLISIGTIVGVELIERGYELISPLQSGANLAHSIRGYLKPETRLYAVQFYDQSLPFYLKRTLTLVNYVDEFELGETREPGKWIKRLEDFPAAWNVTGPAIAIIQPREVDKMKALGLAFEIIHQDPRRVAIRKLSPP comes from the coding sequence ATGCCTTTTTCCCGTCCGCTTGCGATCCTGCTCGCCTTGCTGATCCTCATTGTCTCGCTGGATGGGCTTGGCGATCGCAAACTCGCCAATCCCGACGAAGGCCGCTATTCGGAAATTTCGCGGGAAATGGCGCTATCCGGAGATTTCGTCACGCCACGATTGAATGGCCTCAAGTATTTCGAGAAGCCGCCTTTGCAATACTGGGCGACTGCCATTGCCTTCAAACTATTTGGCGAAAGTGAGCTCACCGCGCGCCTCTATACCGCGCTATGTGGCCTTGGTTGCATCTTGCTGATTGCATATACCGGAAAACGCCTGTACGACGAGGAAACCGGCTTGCTTTCAGCGCTGGTGCTGCTCTCCGCGCCCTATTTCACTGCGCTCAACGAAATCGTCACCCTCGACATGGGTTTGACCTTCTGGATGACGCTCACCGTATCGTCATTCCTGATTTCGCAATGCACGGCAACGGAAGACTCCCGCCGCCGCTGGCTTTGGATGGCATGGGTTGGGATGGCAGGCGCGATCCTGTCAAAGGGTCTGATCGGCATTGTGTTTCCGGCCGCCGCATTGGTTCTCTACTGCGTTATCCAGCGCAATTTCCGCCTGATCGCCCAACTGGAATGGATGCGCGGGCTGGTAATTTTTACCGTGCTGGTCCTGCCGTGGTTTGCACTCGTCTCTGTTCAAAACCCTGAGTTTCTTCAGTTTTTTTTCATTCATGAACATTTCGAGCGATTCACCAGTACCACCCACCGCCGCGTGGGAGATTGGTGGTTTTTCCTGCCGATATTGTTTGCCGGTTTTATTCCATGGGTTGCCGCGCTGATACCGGCGATCATCTCCGGTTGGCGGTCATCCGCGCGACTTGCCGGCCAAAACCGCATATTTGCGCCGCTCAAATTCGTCCTGCTTTATTGCGCGTTCATCCTGCTATTTTTCAGTTATTCCGGCTCCAAGCTTCCGGCATACATCCTGCCGATGTTTCCCGTGTTGGGACTGGTGATCGGTGTGTACCTGCGAAATATTGATGCCCGGCGACTCGCCTGGCTGGCGTTGCCGGTGTTTCCATTGGCGCTGTGGGGTGCATACGCCGCCTGGCTGGCCCCGATGAAGAAGGCATCGGAGGATTTCAGCCGGCCTTTGTACGACGAAATGAGTCTTTGGGTCATCGCGGCTGCGTTGCTGGTCGCAACGCTAACGCTGTTCGCCTTCTTTGTGTTGCGATATCACCGCAAGTGGCTCGGTGTCCTGTTGATTTCAATAGGTACAATCGTCGGCGTCGAACTCATCGAGCGCGGCTACGAGCTAATTTCGCCGCTACAATCAGGCGCGAATCTCGCCCATTCCATTCGTGGCTATCTCAAACCTGAAACCCGCCTTTATGCGGTTCAATTCTACGACCAGTCATTGCCGTTTTATCTCAAGCGTACGCTGACACTGGTGAATTACGTCGATGAATTCGAACTTGGCGAGACGCGTGAACCCGGCAAATGGATCAAGCGGCTGGAAGATTTTCCGGCTGCCTGGAATGTCACGGGGCCGGCCATCGCTATAATTCAACCTCGCGAGGTCGATAAAATGAAGGCGCTGGGCCTGGCGTTCGAGATTATTCATCAGGATCCGCGTCGCGTGGCTATTCGAAAGCTTTCCCCACCTTGA
- a CDS encoding DegT/DnrJ/EryC1/StrS aminotransferase family protein: MSEKFLHFSRPTLTEEMGEAIKKTLLSLQITSGPQVQAFEKALSTYHGDRPARVFTSATAAMEIAFQICKIGAASGGRGTDEVITSAMTFFSVGNMIEKAGARTVFVDCDLTTRNIDLDQVERAISLNTRAIVPTHFSGLPCDMDQLYALASKHKLRVIEDAALAIGSSWKGRKIGAFGDIATFSFHPNKNMTTIEGGAAIFADEAEARRAEVLRFHGITKLADGTRDVDYPGGKFNMSDVSARLGLAQLSLLDGWCARRCELVDTYFSELETPALSPGLSLPAKAHESDYEGHSWNMFCVLLPLDRMRVSRKQFIDEMATRQIGIGVSYEAMHLSTLFRNKGHREGEFPNAERISRETVTLPLFPSMTSEDVKRVCDSVREILQRHSF; the protein is encoded by the coding sequence ATGTCCGAGAAATTTCTCCATTTTTCGCGGCCCACGCTGACTGAAGAGATGGGCGAGGCCATCAAGAAAACCCTGCTTTCCCTGCAGATCACCAGTGGTCCACAGGTTCAGGCTTTCGAGAAGGCGCTTTCGACCTATCATGGCGACCGGCCTGCCCGGGTTTTCACATCGGCGACAGCGGCCATGGAAATCGCATTTCAAATATGCAAAATTGGCGCCGCCAGCGGAGGCCGCGGCACGGACGAAGTCATTACCTCTGCCATGACATTTTTTTCTGTTGGCAACATGATCGAGAAAGCCGGTGCCCGGACGGTGTTTGTGGATTGCGATCTGACCACCCGCAATATTGATCTTGACCAGGTCGAGCGTGCTATCAGCCTTAACACCAGGGCGATTGTGCCTACTCATTTCTCAGGCTTGCCCTGCGACATGGATCAGCTCTACGCGCTCGCCAGCAAGCACAAGTTGCGCGTCATCGAGGACGCCGCACTGGCCATCGGCTCATCATGGAAAGGCCGCAAGATTGGTGCGTTCGGCGATATCGCGACGTTCAGCTTTCACCCGAACAAGAACATGACCACCATCGAAGGCGGCGCGGCAATCTTTGCGGATGAGGCGGAAGCAAGACGTGCCGAGGTTCTGCGTTTCCACGGCATCACCAAACTGGCCGACGGCACCCGTGATGTGGATTATCCCGGTGGCAAATTCAACATGAGCGACGTCTCGGCAAGATTGGGGCTGGCGCAATTGTCGCTGCTTGACGGCTGGTGCGCAAGGCGCTGCGAATTGGTCGATACCTATTTTTCAGAACTTGAAACACCGGCTTTGAGTCCCGGTCTCTCGTTACCGGCCAAAGCTCATGAAAGTGACTATGAGGGGCACAGCTGGAACATGTTCTGCGTGCTGCTGCCACTCGATCGCATGCGCGTTTCCCGCAAGCAATTCATCGACGAAATGGCGACCCGCCAAATTGGCATCGGCGTATCGTACGAAGCGATGCATCTTTCTACCCTGTTTCGTAACAAAGGACATCGTGAAGGCGAATTTCCCAATGCCGAGCGCATTAGCCGCGAGACCGTGACGCTTCCATTGTTCCCGTCAATGACGTCTGAGGATGTCAAACGCGTATGCGATTCCGTGCGCGAAATCCTCCAACGGCATAGCTTCTGA